One window of Nicotiana tomentosiformis chromosome 11, ASM39032v3, whole genome shotgun sequence genomic DNA carries:
- the LOC104089743 gene encoding uncharacterized protein → MGNWSNTPEVLLVIIAEKLKMIEDFVAFRGVCSSWRSAVPKENFTGITQLACAVHARNVVTLSKSAIHHLEHRPQTTLEIQTVSNKWRRLGQWNKYYYKERYFASKGWLFAISRHGDTCLFHSFSRAQIRLPHVRTLPECDERDLIIEAVLSSSPSSSSCLNNYVLIIRYDGCISSGLAFWRPGKDVFTELKNYEPELQWFAITCCSNGKLYALDAGGTIVVWDMKIGSNNNKDNDDVPVVQLVIESPCVDHSSFYVDPWLMLLVESDDGEVFTVARDTFRDNYIIHRIDVNNKKCVRVKDMGNRALFFGLRARVGFFMEPSEIPTCVSNHIYLDERRIYYKRYLLENTDEDQDKHSRRAAKPGIYSFPNGPLAPFKRKRHNAS, encoded by the coding sequence ATGGGAAATTGGTCAAATACTCCAGAGGTGCTCTTAGTTATAATTGCTGAAAAACTAAAAATGATTGAAGATTTTGTTGCATTTAGGGGAGTGTGCTCCAGTTGGAGATCCGCCGTCCCTAAGGAGAATTTCACCGGAATTACACAACTTGCTTGTGCAGTGCACGCTCGTAACGTTGTCACTCTCTCAAAGTCCGCCATCCACCACCTGGAACACCGCCCTCAAACAACTCTCGAAATTCAAACTGTATCAAATAAATGGAGACGACTAGGACAATGGAATAAGTATTATTATAAGGAGCGTTACTTTGCATCCAAGGGATGGCTATTCGCTATAAGCCGACACGGAGACACGTGTCTGTTCCATTCCTTTTCTCGTGCCCAAATAAGGTTACCTCATGTAAGGACTCTCCCTGAATGTGATGAAAGGGACTTGATCATTGAGGCTGTCTTGTCCTCAagcccttcttcttcttcttgtttaaATAATTATGTTTTGATTATCCGTTACGATGGATGTATATCGAGTGGTTTGGCTTTTTGGAGACCTGGAAAGGATGTTTTTACTGAACTAAAAAATTACGAACCTGAGTTGCAGTGGTTTGCCATTACTTGCTGCAGCAACGGGAAGCTTTATGCCTTAGACGCGGGTGGGACTATTGTGGTTTGGGACATGAAGATCGGCAGCAATAATAATAAAGATAACGACGATGTTCCAGTTGTGCAATTAGTCATAGAATCACCGTGTGTTGATCATAGCTCATTTTACGTTGATCCTTGGCTCATGTTACTAGTGGAATCTGATGATGGGGAAGTATTCACTGTTGCAAGAGATACTTTCAGAGATAATTATATCATTCATCGAATTGATGTAAACAATAAAAAGTGTGTTCGAGTTAAGGACATGGGAAACAGAGCACTCTTCTTTGGTCTTCGTGCTCGGGTCGGGTTTTTTATGGAACCTTCTGAGATACCAACATGTGTGTCTAACCATATCTATCTTGATGAGAGAAGGATATATTACAAAAGATATCTTCTTGAAAACACTGATGAAGACCAAGATAAACATTCGCGTAGGGCGGCTAAACCTGGTATTTATAGCTTTCCAAACGGACCCCTTGCTCCATTCAAGCGCAAGCGCCACAACGCCAGCTAG